In Rhodopirellula islandica, the sequence ACCCGCGATCAGCGTGTCTCGGATATGATCATCAAAGCAATCTTCGGGATCCAAGACCCCGGCGATGCCGCCTTGAGCGTAGTTGCTGTTGGATTCTCGCAGTTCGTCTTTGGTGACGACCAAAACGGAAAGGTTCGGTTCCACCGCGTTGGCTGCCCGCAGGCCTGCCAAACCACCTCCGATGACCAACACATCTGTGAAACGATGAAGGGCTCTTCGCGAATCAAAAGGCAAAAGATACCGGGGAGTGATCATCGTCCATCCATCGTGTTAACAAATTCGAGCGCGAGTGTTCTCGACAATTTCACAGTGTAACCAGTACGCTTCCTGCTGACCGGCCCCCTGCCAAGCCGTCGTTTTGGCTTTCATATTGAATCCATGGCCAGCTTTTTGACCTCCAACGCTTCCATCCCGCTCGACGACCCGAATCCGCTGACCACGGATGCGCTCGCATCGGAAGTACCTGCCATGGATCCATCGTTGAAATCGATCCAGCCCGGTGGCGGCGTGGTGATGTCGGTCGAGTTGGCATGGGGGAGAGTCCGGCGAGCATGGCTGAGAGCGGTCCGTCCCAAGTACGTGGCCAAAATGCGAGATCGTCGCCAGGGGCATCGCGGCGAGTTGCCGTTCGATCCGGTGGATTCGCGAGACATGAAATACTATCGCAACCAAGACAGTTATTGGTGGGCAGATGCCGATGACCCGTTTCTCTGGCGGGAGTCGCTCCCGTTTGTACGGGTTGGGTTAGCCGAGATGATCGTGCTGACCTCCGCTTCGCTTGTCCTGGCCGTTCTTTTCGGGTGGTTCTGGTGGCCCCTGTCCGTGCCGTTCCTGGCCGTCGCTTGCCTGGTGGCGTGGTACTTTCGGAATCCGCGCCGCAAAGTTCCGGACACGTTTGGCACGGTGGTGTCCCCCGCGGACGGCAAACTGGTTGAGATTGCCGAAGTCGATGACCCAATCATAGGGGCGGCGATCCGTTTTCGAATCTTCTTGTCGATTTTCAATGTGCATGCCAATCGAATTGCGATGCCGGGCAAAGTCGTGCGGGTTCGATACCGCCCGGGGAAATTTTTGAATTTGTGGCGTTCCGAATCGTCCAAAGAAAACGAAAACATGGACGTGGAGTTGGAATGTCCTGAAATTGGCGGCCGAATTGTCCGGATTCGGCAGGTCACTGGTCAATTCGCGCGAAGAATTGTCTGCTGGGCTCGCGTGGGCGATGTTTTGCAACGCGGAGAAATATTCGGAATGATTAAACTGGGTTCGCGAACCGAGTTGGTGATCCCTCGCGACGAAGCCCTCGAGATCGTGGCTCAAGTCGGTGAAAAGGTGAGTGCCGGCTCGACTGTGTTCGCCCGTTATCAACAAGGTTGATCGAAATGAGCGAACTGAAACCACGACCTCCCTTCCTGGACGACGACAGCGTCGACGACGAATCCGACCTCATCCAAGAAGATGAGTTTGTGGATCGTTCGAAATTTGGACGTCGCCGCAAACGTCGCTCCGGCAAACGTCGGCGGTTGACCCTGGCGGTGTTGCCCACGTTGTTGACGCTGGGCAATGGCGTTTGTGGATTGGCGGCGATTGCGATCGCGGTCAGCACGGGAACGTTGGATTGGACCCCCGAGTCCAAACTCTTTGCGGCCGGTTTGCTGATCTTTGGCGGCATGTTGTTTGACGCCTTGGACGGGTCAGCGGCGAGATTGACCGGTCAGGCCAGCCGGTTTGGCGCGGAGTTGGATTCTCTGTGCGATGCGGTGACGTTTGGTGTCGCACCAGCGGTCATCGTCTGGCGGATCAGTGACGTGTTGCTGCAACGTTTGACTTGGGGCATTGGCGTTCTGTTCGCACTTTGTGTGTTGATTCGGTTGGCTCGCTTCAACGTGGAAACCCCAGAAGACGACGACCACGAGGGATTCGAAGGATTGCCTTCCCCCGCCGCGGCCGGAACGATCGCCGCCTTTGCGATCGCGATCCCAGACCTGGCTGATTTCGCAGTGGGGGAAAGCTATCCCGAATGGATCCATTCGTTAGCGGGCATCGCGTTGGATGCGTCGCACTACGTGATTCCAACCTTGGCGTTGGTGCTGGCGTTCCTGATGGTGTCTCGTTACGAGTATCCCCACGTGTTCGCGCAATTGGTTCGGGGACGACGAGCGCCGCATCAAATTGGACAAGCTCTCTTTGCGGTCGTTGGAATTTTGTTGTTGCACTGGGTCGCGCTTCCGGTGGTGTTCTGCTACTTCGCCTTCACGTCGCCGATTCGGTCTTTGTTGCAACGCAAGCAGTCGCCTCCGGGTTCTTCGTCAACGAGCTCTCCTTCTCCGTCGTCGGCTGAAGGCGGATGATCGTCCGTTGGTTGATCGGTCTGTCGCTGGGCACCCTGATCATCGCAGCAACATCGCCATGGTTCGTGCGCAGCTATGTGCCGCGTCAGTACGATGAGGTTCGACAGCGAGTGTTGCTGAGCCCTGGCGAATCGTATCGCTGGCGAGCCGAGGGCTATGCGACGACTGCGATCGGTCCGCATGGGATGATGGGGCGAACCAACTTGCCTGTGGCAACGGATTCGCAGTCGCCACGAGCAACCGTGATTGCTCTCTGGGGAGACTCGCAAGCCGAAGGGGTTTGCGTCCCTGATCCAGAAAAGTTGTGGCAACAGCTTCAATTGGACCTGCGATATCAATCCGGTCGGGATGAGTTGGCACGCTCGCCGGTGCAGGTCCTGCCGTTGGCAAGCAGCGGTGATGACGTGGCTGACTGGACCGCTGAGTTGCCGCTGAGCGAAGCGGGGTTCGCAGTGGATGAACACGTCATTCTGCTTTGCGAGATGGTGGACATGATGGGCCGGCAGGAGACGCCCGGGGGCAGGGCACCAGTGGATTCGTCCCAGATCGCAAGGATGAACCAAGTGACACGCTGGGTTCCAGACTTCGTCCTGCATGCGGGCCGGAATCTGGTCACCGATCCGGACACACTGGCTCCGCGACGACTGCGGTTTGGCCTGGGGCCAATTCGTTGTTTGGAGGAACCAACGCGGATCACCTTGGAAGACCAGGTCGATCGAGCTGCTGCGGAACGCTGGATCCCGGACAGTTTGGTCTCGCTGCGAGATGCGACGACGAAACCGCTGTGGATCGTTTACGCACCGCGTTGCCCAGTGGTCATGGACGGAAGGTTGCGTTGGGAAGATCCGGACGACCTTCTTTGGGGAATTGTCCAGCAACATGCGGCGGAACAATCCATCCAGGTCATTGATTGTCGGCCTGCGTTTCGCGAATCCGTGCGACGCGGTGTCTTCCCTCACGGATTCCAGAACGGACGGATTGGGAACGGGCACCTCAATCCAGTTGGCTATCGATTGATCGCCCGCGAATTCGCGAAGCGTTGGAAGGCATTTCCACGTGGTGACCGCTCGCTGGTGAACGCTGGAGGCCCCGAGTGAATTTCACGCAACTCGAGTTTCTCTGCTTTTTGGCAGTTGTCGTTTCCATCGCGTGGATGCTGCGTGGACGTGTGGCTCGCAATGGTCTGTTGTTGCTGGCGAGCTACTACTTCTACGCGTACTGGGACGTTCGTTTCTGCGGCTTGTTGCTGTTATCGACCGCGGTGGATTTCTTTGTCGCGAAACGAATTGCCGCGAGTGAGGAAGACTCGACCCGCAAGCGTTGGTTGGTGTGCAGTTTAATCGTCAACCTTGGGATGCTGGGGTTCTTCAAGTACTTCAACTTCTTCCTTGAGACCGCTGAACCGCTTGTTCGTTCTTTGGGGATGAACGCGTCGACGTTGCCAATTGTGTTGCCGGTGGGGATCTCGTTCTTCACGTTTCAAACGCTCAGTTACACGATCGATGTGTATCGCCGGAAGATGTCACCGACCGACAATCTGTTGGATTTCGCATTGTACGTGGCGTTCTTTCCGCAATTGGTGGCGGGGCCAATTGTCCGTGCCGCTCATCTGTTACCGCAATTGGCAGTGAGCCCCACGTGGAATTCCAAGCGAATGTACAACGGCGGGCAGCAGTTGCTTCGCGGTGCGGTGAAGAAGGTCTTGATCGCGGATCATCTGGCAGATCTCGTCGATGGGGTTTTCGCGGGACCGGAGCTGTATCATCCCGCGACCGTGTGGTTGGCTGTGTTCGCTTACGCCGGGCAGATTTACTATGACTTTTCTGGGTACAGCGACATGGCGATCGGGATCGCCAAGATGTTGGGGTACCGCTTTCCCGTCAACTTTCGCCACCCTTATCTTTCGACCTCGGTGGGTGAGTTTTGGCATCGGTGGCACATCACGTTGTCCACCTGGTTGCGAGATTACTTGTTCATCCCGCTG encodes:
- the pssA gene encoding CDP-diacylglycerol--serine O-phosphatidyltransferase, translating into MIEMSELKPRPPFLDDDSVDDESDLIQEDEFVDRSKFGRRRKRRSGKRRRLTLAVLPTLLTLGNGVCGLAAIAIAVSTGTLDWTPESKLFAAGLLIFGGMLFDALDGSAARLTGQASRFGAELDSLCDAVTFGVAPAVIVWRISDVLLQRLTWGIGVLFALCVLIRLARFNVETPEDDDHEGFEGLPSPAAAGTIAAFAIAIPDLADFAVGESYPEWIHSLAGIALDASHYVIPTLALVLAFLMVSRYEYPHVFAQLVRGRRAPHQIGQALFAVVGILLLHWVALPVVFCYFAFTSPIRSLLQRKQSPPGSSSTSSPSPSSAEGG
- a CDS encoding MBOAT family O-acyltransferase, whose translation is MNFTQLEFLCFLAVVVSIAWMLRGRVARNGLLLLASYYFYAYWDVRFCGLLLLSTAVDFFVAKRIAASEEDSTRKRWLVCSLIVNLGMLGFFKYFNFFLETAEPLVRSLGMNASTLPIVLPVGISFFTFQTLSYTIDVYRRKMSPTDNLLDFALYVAFFPQLVAGPIVRAAHLLPQLAVSPTWNSKRMYNGGQQLLRGAVKKVLIADHLADLVDGVFAGPELYHPATVWLAVFAYAGQIYYDFSGYSDMAIGIAKMLGYRFPVNFRHPYLSTSVGEFWHRWHITLSTWLRDYLFIPLGGSRGPASQTNRNLMITMTLGGLWHGAALTFVCWGVWHGLALVVARAKRLPLPRVAGWCATMSVVLFGWVLFRASSFQSAVAIYRGLIGLTAPVPMLGVVGGTWAEAGTILWLPPLPLMALGCMVAEHLVWRTRGRRWMRLPADRWFTPVATAVMIWALVLYAPRGFRPFVYFQF
- a CDS encoding phosphatidylserine decarboxylase family protein, producing the protein MASFLTSNASIPLDDPNPLTTDALASEVPAMDPSLKSIQPGGGVVMSVELAWGRVRRAWLRAVRPKYVAKMRDRRQGHRGELPFDPVDSRDMKYYRNQDSYWWADADDPFLWRESLPFVRVGLAEMIVLTSASLVLAVLFGWFWWPLSVPFLAVACLVAWYFRNPRRKVPDTFGTVVSPADGKLVEIAEVDDPIIGAAIRFRIFLSIFNVHANRIAMPGKVVRVRYRPGKFLNLWRSESSKENENMDVELECPEIGGRIVRIRQVTGQFARRIVCWARVGDVLQRGEIFGMIKLGSRTELVIPRDEALEIVAQVGEKVSAGSTVFARYQQG